Genomic DNA from Gemmatimonadota bacterium:
TCCGTTGCGTATCGGGGTCGAAGGCCAGCAGATCCCACTGCGGCTCTTCCGCCAGCGCGCTGTCCCTCTCGAGCCCGCCGGCGCGGGCCGCTTCCAGCAGGGCCAGCTCCATGGGATCCCCCGCGCGATCGTGTCCATCGTGCCCCAGATGAGCCGTGGTGCAGAGGACCGCGACCCGGAGTGCTTCCGAGAGGTCGCTGCCGGCCTCGGGAACCAGGGCCTCACCGTCGGCGGAGAAGGGGGCCGGATCCCCCGGCGTGACGCTCACTCGACCCGTCCCCAGCTCGAGCACCGCGACGCTCATGCGGTTCTCGGTGAGGGTGCCCGTCTTGTCGGTCAGGATCACCGAGGTCGAGCCCAGGGTCTCGACCGATCCCAAGCGACGGATGAGGGCCCGGCGGCGTGCCATGCGCCGTATCCCACGAGCCATGGAGACCGTCGCCACCACGGGCAGCCCCTCGGGAATCGTGGCGATGGCCAGCGCAACGCCCGTCTCCACCATCAGGAGGATGTCCCGTCCGCCGAGGATGCCGATCAGGGTGATCGCGAGCGCGATCGCCAGGGTCAACCAGAGCAGGCGCCGCCCCAATCCCGCCAGGTGCCGTTCCAGGGGCGTCGGTTCATCGGTGGCCTCGCGCACCAGACCCGAGATCTGTCCGAGCTCGGTGGCCATACCGGTGGAGACGACCAGGCCCAGGGCCGAACCCCGAACGATCGCGGTTCCCTTGAAAAGCATGCCCGAGCGCTCGGCCACCGGCGCCGACGCAACGGTGGCCCGCTCGTCCTTGTCCACGGGCATGCTCTCTCCCGTAAGCATGGACTCGTCCACCTGCAGGTGGGACGACTCGGCAATCCGGAGATCGGCCGTGACCACATCTCCGGCTTCGGCGAGCACCACGTCCCCGGGAACCAACTCCGACGCGTCGACGAGGACCTCCGCGCCGTCGCGACGCACGCGGGTCCGAACGTGGCCCAGGCGAAACAGCGCCTCCATCGAGCGCACCGCTCTCAATTCCGTCGCGAAGCCGATGGCGGTGTTGACGAGCACGACCAGAGCGATCGCGGCGGCTTCCAGCCACTCCTGCCAAAGCGCCGCCGCGATGCCGGCGGCGGCGAGCAGACCGATGAGAGGGCTGGCAAGCTGGGCCCACAGGACGCTCGCCAAGCTGCGGCGGGGATGCTCGAGAAGCTGGTTGGCACCGAAACGCTTCCGCCGTGCCCGCACCGCGGCGGCGGGGAGTCCACGGGAGAGGTCGGCCTCCAGCGCTCGCGCTACGGCGCCAGCATCCTGCGCCCAGGCCTGCTGCAGCCCGGGCGTGGTCAACTCGTCCATGGAAGTGGGGACCTCGCGCCTACCGGGAAGCTGTCGGCTGCGCTCGGCGGGCGAGCGCGCCTGCAGAGTAAGGGTAGCGGGACGGGCAGGGCCGGTCGATTGTGGCGCCGACGGCCCTCAGCTGGAGCTGAGGAGATCCCTGACCGCCTCGATCAGGCGGGCCGGCCGGACCGGCTTGCGAAGCACTGCGTCGAAGCGTGCCTCGAGATCACGGTCCTCCCCAGCGTCGGAGGCGTGGGCGCTGACGAGGATGAGCGGAATGGCACGGGTCCCTGTGTCATCGGTCAAGGCACGGGCGAGCTGCAGCCCGTCGAGGACGGGCATCATCAAGTCGGTGATCACCAGCACGGGCTCGAGCTCACGGATCGCATCGAGGCCTTCGCGACCGTTGGACGCGGCCTCGACCCGGAACCCGCTCTGCTCCAACACCGCCTGGATGACGTAGCGTGTCTCCTCGTGGTCTTCCACGAGCACGATGAGCGGCGTGTCGGCCTCGTCGGGGGCGGCGTGGGCCGCCGGCGCGTCGTTCGGGATGGGGGGTCTGTAGATCACGGTGCATCCAGCCCGTGCGGTGGTGAGTGGCTCGAGTGTACTGTGGTGCTTGTACTGTGGTGCTCGCACGCAGTCCCTGGCAAGCCTCGTACCGGGCGACCACGCCCACGGGTTTCGATGCGTTTCAGGCGTGATCTGTGCAGTAGATTGGCCCAGAACCGGCGGTTTCCCGCGGGTCCGCGGGTCGCCGGGCCTCACTGCCCGTGATCGTTCCTTTCGCTTCCACGTGTTGGATCCGTCGTTCACATCGTGAGCGCGTGCACGGAGAGGTAGATGCCACCTGATCTTCCAGACCACGTCGTGGCACGTCTGCGAGCGGAGGTGCCGGCCGTAGCGGAGCGATGGGTGGTGTCCGTCAACGAACGTATCGTGGCCGGCGGCGGGCGACCGATGGACTCGAAGGCCACCCTGGAGCACCTGCCGAGGGTTCTGCACGCGCTGGCAGCCTCTGTTCAGAATCCGACTGCCGCGATCGTCGACGGGGCTGTGCGCGAGTCCCTCGGCGCCCTCGCGGACCGGCGGCGAGGGCAGGGCGCCCCTGTGGATGAGGTGCTGGCGGACTTCCGCTTTCTCGCCGACCTCGTGGAAGACATCGCGGCCAGCTCGGTGGCGGACTTCAGCGGGGTAGCAGATCCTGGCGAGTTCGTCCGTGTCGGTGGCCGGCTGCAGCGCGGAATCGCTGAACTGGGAGCAGGGATCGTCGCGCGCTATCGGGTCTGGGGCGCGCGGGAGCATCGCGAGCGGATGCATCTGCTGGAAGGCTACACGGCCATGCTTTCGCATGAGCTGGGCAATCGGCTGGGAGCGGCCGAGACCGCGGTACACCTACTCATCGAGGCAGGGATCACCTTGCCCGAGGAGCAACGCCGGCGTCTCCTGGGCCTCATCGTGGCCTCCATCGAGAGCGCTCTTTCCACGGTGCAGGGGGTCCGGGCCCTGTTCCGTCCGCGGCAGCCAGGCGAGCCCGAGGACGTCAGAAGCATGCCGCTGGGGACTGTGATCCGGGATTCGGTCCATCAACTGCGGGCCCCCGCGTCGGAGCGGGGCGTCGAGCTTCGCCTACAGGGCTCCGGGCCCGAGGAGCCCGTCGATGCCGAGCGCTTCCCGCTGGCGTTCCTCAACCTCGTCACCAACGCCATCGAGCATCACGATGTCCCCGCGGGGGTGGGCCGCGTCGACATCGAGGTCGGCGACCGGGGGGAACGCTGGGTGATCACCGTTTCCGATGACGGGCCTGGCATTCCCCGTGAGTTGCGGAGCCGCGTGTTCGAGCCCCTCGTACGGCCCGCCGGCGGTGGGGGTCCCGGTCTCGGGCTGGCGATCGCCCGCGACGCGGTGGAGCAGATGGGCGGAGAGATCGGGTTCGAATGTGGAGAGGATCGCGGCACCGTGTTTCACTTCACCATCCCCAAGCGTCGTGGGACCCAGGGAACGAAAGGGGCAGCGAGTCAATGACGGGGACGAAGGACAGCCCACGACGGGTGCTCTTGATCGACGACAGCGCCGACATCCTCGAAGCGCACGCGCTCCTGCTGGAGGTGCACGGATACGAGGTTCGCACCGCGCGCGACGGCCGCTCGGCGATGGAGGTGGCCCCAGCCTTCCGACCCCACGCCGTCCTTCTCGATCTGGGCTTGCCCGATCAATCCGGCTTCGACGTCTTCGATCGGCTCAGGGCGTTGCCGGATCTGGCCGAGACCGTCTTCGTGGCGTTCTCGGGGCGCGCGGACCCGGACGACCGCACCCGGTCGCTGGAGGCGGGCTTCCACGAGCACCTGGTCAAGCCGGCTTCGCTGGCGGCCATCAAGGCGGCGCTCGGCTGAAGCCCGCCTGGGTGCGCGGGCGGCCCGAACCTCCGCCCATCGAGGGGGGCTTCGTGTTTCAATTCGTGCAGCGCTGCACGATCCGGGGGCCTCAGATGCCGTATTTGCGGCGCCGCCTCCACAGTGTCGACGGGGCCACCCCGAGCACCTCGGAGGCCTCTTCGATGGAGCCCGTGACCTCCAGCACATGCCGGATGTAGCGCTCCTCCATTCCTTCGAGCGTCGGCAGGTCCGCTGCGTCCCCCATCCCCGTTCGATCCAGTATCCCACCTCCGGCTCCGCGGGGGAGAACCGACGTCCCGATCCGGGGACTGCGCGCCAAGATCACAGCGCGCTCGACGGCGTTCTGCAGCTCGCGGACGTTGCCCGGCCACGGCTGATCCTGGAGTGCCGTCAGGGCGTCGTCACTGAAGCCCTCGATCTGCTTCCCATACCGCGCTGAAAAGAAGCGCAGAAAGGATTCAGCGAGCACGGGGATATCGTTTCGGCGAGCGCGCAGCGGCGGCATCTCGATCTGGATGACATTCAAGCGGTAGTAGAGATCGCCGCGAAAGTCCCCAGCTGCTACCGACTTCTCCAGATCGGCGTTGGTCGCGGCGATGAGACGGACGTCGGCCAGACGCGGTTGGGGATCGCCCACCCGCTCGTATTCGCGGTCTTGCAGAAACCGCAAGAGGCGGGGTTGGATCTCGGGCGTGAGCTCGCCCACCTCGTCGAGGAAAAGCGAGCCTCCATCGGCGAACTCGATCTTTCCCATCTTGTTCTCGGTCGCACCTGTGAACGAGCCCTTCACGTGCCCGAACAGCTCACTGCGTAGGAGTTCGGCGGAAAGCGAGGGGCAATTCACGACGGCGAAGGGGCGCGCCGCGCGCGCGCTCCACCCGTGGAGCGCACGGGCCAGAACGCCCTTACCGGTCCCGCTCTCTCCGGTGATGAGCACGGTCGCATCGGTGGAGGCGACGTCGCGGGCGGTGGCAACAGCACGTGCCATGGCCGGATGTTCGCTGTCCAGCAAGGGCGAGGGCGTGGCGTCGCGTGCCGTCTCCTCCAATACCTGCAGACGTTGGCGCAGGGCCCGGCGCTCGGAGATGCGCCCCACCAGCATCCGCAGTTCCGAAGGCGAGATGGGTTTGTGGATGTAGTCGAATGCGCCGCGGCGCATCGCCTCAACCGCCGATTCCACGGAGCCATACGCGGTCATCAGAACGATCGACAGCGAGGGGTCGGCCTCCAGCAGCTCGGGAATGAGATCGAGCCCCGAGTGCTCGTTGAGCCGCAGATCGAGGAGCACGAGGTCGAAGCGCTTGCGCGCCACCGCCACACGCGCGTGGTCCGCCCCCCCGGTAGGTGTGACTTCGTGCCCCAGCGGCGCGAGACAGAGCTCGATGGATTCACGTACAAGCGGTTCGTCATCGACGATGAGCACACGAACCCGCTCGGATCCGTCTTCAGACGGAGAAGTGGCGTCGGAGGAGAGCGTTCCTTCGGTCACGGGATGAACCTTTGCGTGGAGTGGCCGGGGGTGCGGTCGAGAATCTCGTGAAGCAGGAGTGGTGCCTCAAGCAGCGGGTCCCCGGCGCTGTGCATCGCGAGGCGGAAACGGATGACGCCCAACGCTGGCCGGCTCCACTCCGGCGCGACACGAGCGGGCTGGCAAGGTCTTTGATTGGGAGAGGGCCTACTCGATCCGCACGAGCGGCTCGGGACACTCGAGCAAAGGAGCGCTACATGGCCCGCCGGATCCTGGGATGGACCCTCTGCATGTTCGTGTTCGTGACGACCCCGCTCCTGGCGCAGTCCTCGGCCGCGGTTGATCAGGACGTCTTCTCGGCGCTGGCCTCGCACAGGGGTGATGAAGCTCGCGCCCGCGACGAGGTGCGCGCGACCCTGGATCGGCCTGAGGTGAGCCGCGTCGCGGAGCGGATGGGTCTGGACCTCGAAGGGGCGCGGGATGGCGTCGAGCTCCTGGACGGCGATGCCCTGGACTCCGCCCAGCGTAATGCCAGGACGCTCAACGACGCGCTCGATCAGGAGCGTACGACCATCTCCTTCCGGACCACGACGCTCATCATCCTGCTCTTGGTCCTCATCCTGTTGGTGTTGGTGGTCTGACGTGATCCGCCTCCGCTTCGCGGCTGGGCTGGGTGTCCCCTTGCTGCTCGGATGTGCGAGTAGCGGGGGGGGACCCCCCACGGCTCCCGCGCCCGCCGAGACGCCCGAACAGCTGCTTGCGCAGGCCCGGGGACACTTCGAGGCCGGAGAGTGGTCGCTCGCGATCGACGGCGTGGATCGGGCGGTGGGTGCGGGGTTGGACCCCGCGCGAACGCGGGATCTGCGTGCGGGTGCGTTGCTGCTGTCGGGAGCGCCCGCGGCGGCGCTACGAACCTGGGGCCACGACACCCCCAGGATCGACGTCATCCGGGTGCGGGGCACGCGTTCATTGGACGAGCGTGCGGTGCTCGCCAGGGCCGGTCTGGTCGTTGGTGCTCGGCTGGATGCCTCCACCTACGTGCGCGCTCAGCGCCGGCTCACAGGCATCCCTGCAGCGTCGGCCACGGCGGTGCGCTTCCATCCGCGTGCGGACCGCACCGCCGAGGTAGAGCTGGTCCTGGCGGAGCGGCCGCGTCCCCTCGGCTCGCTCGGGGCGGCTGTCACCAAGCTCGGAGAGGCGTTGGTGCGAGAGCAGTCAACGATGCATTGGCCCGCGCCGGTGCCGCGGGTCGGCGCGGTCCGTCTCGATGGACGTTGGAGTGACGGTCGGCGTTCGGCGGCGCTCGGCCTCGACGATGTCGGCATCGGGCTTCCCGGCCGGACTGATCTGTCGATCGGGATCGGGACGGAGAGCTATGCCGACGACGTGGATCAGTGGTCGTTCACGCGCATCGCGCTCCGGACCGGCGACTGGGTGAGCGAACGCACCTTCCTGGCCGGGACCGTGGGCTGGGAACAAAGCACAATGCCTTCGGTGTCGGGACGCCCTTGGCTGGGCGTGGAGAGTGAACTTCGCGCACTGGACGACCGCGCCCGCGTTTCCGTACAAGCGAGCCGGCGGGCATCGACGGACGCGCCCGCGCAAACGGTCGCTGTCGCGATGGGAGTGCGGACCAAGCGGGAGTTCGTGCCCCTCGAGTGGCAGGCAGCGCTGGAGGGCGGGGTGGAGCATGCATCCGCCTCCACTCCGCGACCTCTGTGGCCCGGGGCCGGCGTCGGACGAGCACGCGCGCCTCTGTTGCGGGCGCACCCGTTGCTCGAGGGGGGAGCGATTCGGGTCGATCGAGCCTTCGGTCGTCTGCTCGTGCATGCCAGCGGGGAGCTGCAGAGCCCGTCCACCTGGGCCGGCTGGGGCTGGATGTCCGGGGCGCTCTTCATCGATGCGGGGCGGGCAGCGGAACGCGCAGGGAGCTTGGGCCCCTGGACCGCCGTAGATGCCGGGACGGGCTTCCGATTCCACACGCCCTTCGGGTGGGCGCTGCGGGTGGATGGGTCGGTCGGCCTCCTGGATGGGGAGAAGGCCCTGTCGGTGGGGCTCTTGAGTCGCTGGAACGTGTGGCGGTCGGGACTCTCCCGCGTCGTGTTTCATTGAGGCCAGGGGCGCACGAAAGCTGCGCTGCTTTCCCGCCAAAGGCCCCGCCGCTGCCTATCCTCGCTGGGGGTGCGATGGGCACGGGTTGGGGCACGCCTCCTGCCCTTCGCTGGGGCCAGCGCGGATCCGACAGCTCGGATCCCTGAACCCGATATGGAGACGAACGCCATGGACAAGCGCCCCCTGACCCACCGCGCGGCCCTCGCGGCCCTCCTACTGGCGGCGGCCGCCTGCGGGAATGCCGACGCACATGAGGCTGGGACCCGGAACGACGATCCGGCTGGGGCGTCGGACGTGACCGACAGCCTGCAGGACCAGCGGGAGTCCGCGTCTGCACCCGAGTCGGCCCCTCCACGTACGCTGCTGACGGCGGGGACGTCGATCCGCCTCAGGGTCGATGAACGAGTCTCAACCGAAAGTCACGCGACGGGTCAGCGCTTCCGCATGACGGTGCAGGAGCCGGTGCAGGGGCCGAATGGGGTTGTGCAGGTTCCGGCGGGGGCAGTGGCGTGGGGCCGTGTGACGGAGGCCCACGAGAGCACCAGCGCGGACGATCCTGCGGTGTTGGCCATTGCTCTCGAGGGGATCGAGATTGGCGGTGCCTCGCGCCCGATCGCGGCCACCGCCACCGAGGTTGCGGTCGACGCGGGCAGTCGGGACTCGAGCGTGGAGACCGCAGGGAAGATTGCGGTCGGCGCTGCCGCGGGCGCGATTCTGGGCCAGGTTCTGGGCAAGGACACGGAGTCTACGCTCAAGGGAGCCGGAGTCGGCGCGGTGGCCGGGACGATCGTTGCACTGAGCACACGAGACGGACATGCGGTCCTGCCCCAGGGCAGCACGGTCACGGTGCGATTGGACGCCCCGCTACGCGATGCGTGACCGGACGTCTGCGACCGGAGCAGCGCCTCACGCGGGAAGCGGCGAGTCTTACGAAACCGCTCGCCTGCGTGAGGAGCTGCTCGAGGTGGTCGCACACGACCTGCGCAGCCCTCTGGGCGCCATCACAGCGTCCGCGACGTTGCTTCAAGAGCGAGCGCTCGCATCGTCCCAGCGCGAGCGTCAGTTGGCGCTCATGGATAGGGCGGCCCGGCGAATGGCACGGCTGCTGGACGACGTGCTCGATCTCTCGCGCATCGAAGCGGGGTCGTTCAGGCTGCGACCGATGGCTGTGGCAGCCTCTGAGCTTCTGGCGGCGCTCGTCTCCGATGTTGGATGGCTCGCTGGGGACTGTGGAGTCATGATCCATCCCCCGCTCGGCGGGGAACCTGAACGCGAGCTGCGCGTGGATGCCCAGCAAACCCGTCGAGCGCTCGAAGCCTTGCTCCGACACGCCGTGCTCCAGACCCCTCCCCGTGGGTCCGTGTCCCTCACCCTCCACGAGCGCCACTCCGCCGTCGAGCTCGAGATCCGGCATGGAGGCAGGCCCTACACACCGCAGGATGTCGACGCCCTGTTCCGGTGGAGCTGGCGTCGGAGCGGTGGCCACAGCACCTGTGGTGAGGCATCGATGGCGCTGGCCAACCGCATCCTCACGGTGCAGTCAGGATCGGTCGAAGTAGTGCACTTCCCAGGCGGGCAGCCGGCCTTCCGCGTGCTCTTGCCGCGAAATGAGGATGTGGCTGACGTCGGTCCCGACCGCTAGGGCTCATCCACCAGCAGAGTGGCGTGGGCGCGGGCTGCGACGTGCACGAAGAGGTTCGCACGGGTGGCGTAGACACCGAGAATAGCGACGTCGTCGACTCCTCCCCGCAACCAAGCGTCGTCTCCCAGGCGGTGGTTGAGCCCGCGATCGAGTTGGTCCCGCGCGAAGTCCACCAGGTCGTCCACCTGCCAGCGCCCGCGGGCTCGCAAGATCTCCACGAGTGCGGGCTTGGCCAGCCATTCGAGGCTTCCCACGAGCAGGTCCCGCGTGGCGACGTCGAACTCGAGGTCGGGGACGCGCACCTCCATGGACTCGGGATCGAACACAGGCCGTCCCACGAGGAACACGCGCCCGCGGACCGCTCCCTCGAGGTCGACCGCCAGCGCCACGCGCCCCCCTCCGATGCCGGAGACGGAGATCGAACGAATGCGGAGGAGGCGGCCCGCGTCTTCGAGCTCGACGCCGGCCAGCTCCTCAGTGAGCTTGCGACTGCCGACACGGTAGTCACCGCGCGCAATGGCCCGTACCGTCAGACCACCGTCGACCTCGGCGCTGTCCAGGGGTGGAAGAGGCCGGTCCGTGCCCGCCGGCCGGGGGCCCATCACGATGTGAGGCCGCGCCACCAGCGCTACGGTTGCGACAAGGGTGAGGCTGTCACCCGTGATCAGCCCCCTCCGAACCGCACGGGGGTCCATCACGAGCCAGAAGTCGTCTCCCAGCTCGATCGGTTCGCTCAGGGTCCGCCACCAACGCTCGAACTTGCTGCGTACGTCGATGTCGGCCAGCTCGCGCGCGATCGCTGGCAAGCTATCGGTGATCAGGCCCTCTGCGGCTGCCAGCACCCTGTCCGTGACGTCGATCCTCAAGGGGGTGATGCGGCAGCGATCTCGATCCAGGTCGGTCGCTCCGCGCACGTCCTCTACCGTCGGCCGGGCCGAGAGCGTCCAGTCTTCGGTGAGCGACAGCGACGCGGAAAGGGCGATCCAGACCCGTGGGGGGGCCTCATTCTCGCCGGTGCCGCAGGAGGCGCTGACCTCGGGCAGGAGCGGTGGGTCGTACCAGGCGCGGCCGCGGTAGTGAATGAGCGCGCCCACGTGCGCCCTCGTCCCGGTCAGGCGCGCTTCCAGTGGCGAGCGGGTGAGCTCGAACGCCACGCTGGCTCCGTCGTGATCGTCCAGGGGAAGCCGCTCCTCCAAGGAGCCATACCGCTTGGGCACAACCGACTCGAGCTTGTCGACCACCGGTGTGAGGTCGTAGACGACCGGCACCTCCAGCACCGAGGAAGGAAGCTCGGGTACCCACTCGCCGTCGTCTTGCAGCACGGGCTGCGGCGCACGGAGAGAGGTGCGAGAGCCAGGCAATGACAGCAGCGCCGCTCCCGCCAGCCCCGCCGCGAGCAGCCAGGCTCGGCGGCGACCCAAGCGCCGAAGCCAGTTCGAATCGCGCGCCCGCACCGTCACTGGCCGAGAAACTCGCCGATGGGCGAGAGCACCTCCGAATGGTCGCAGACGATCTTGACGGTGGCGAGCAGGGGTACAGCCACCAGGGCGCCCACGATCCCCCAGAGCCAGCTCCAGAAGAGGACCCAGATGAAGATCACCACAGGATTCAGCGTGAGGGTGCGGCCGAGGAGGACCGGTGTCACGAAGTTGCCTTCCACGATGCTGATCCCCAGATAGGCCGCCGGAACGAGGAGGGCCTTCGATAACGCATCGAACGAGAACAACCCCACGAACGAGACGACCGTGGTTCCGAGGATGGGCCCAACGTACGGGATGTAGTTGAGGAACCCTGCCATGACGCCCCAGAGCAGTGGGTTGGGCACGACCAGGGCCCACATGGCCAGCGTCTGCACCACCGCCAGCCCCAGGTTGATCAAGCTGATCGTGAACAGGTAGTAGGAGACATGGCTCTGGGTGGCCCGTGCGATCTCCACGGCCCGTCGCTTGTCTCCCAATCGGGGAAGCACCCGCACCAACTTGCGAAGGAAGAGGTCACCGGAGGCGAGCAGAAAGTAGACAAGCACGAGCGTGATCGTGCCTCCGACCATGGCCGCGCGTGTTCCGGAGTAGATACGGGCTCCCAACCCGGGCTGAGGGCTCACCTGGACACGGGGTTGAGCGTCATTTCCCGGGTGGGTCAGTTCTTCAACCGTCTCGGTGGCCTCCGCAAGACGCTCCATCCTCTGCGTGACCGTCCGCAGCCGCCGTTCGACTTCGGAGAGGCTTTCCGGCGCCCGCCCCAGCCACTCCATGGTCGGTGCGGAGAGCCTGACCACACCGTAGCCGCACGCCAGGAGAAGCGTCAGCAGAAGAACGCCCGCCGCGAGGCCCTGGGGGAGCCCCAGCCGGCGGAGTGCCGCGACCGCTGGCGCGAGCATGAAGCTGAGCAGGAAGGCCAGCGTGATGGGCATGAGGACTTCGCGCGCCACGTACACGGAGTAGAGCACCGCCAGGGCCAGAAGGCCGCTGATGGCGAGCGAGCGTACGTCGATCGGTCCGCGCATGAACGCCAAGAGCTTGCCCAGATCCGGGGACGGCTCCGCGGGGACGGCTCCACCCAGCGGTACACCCTGCGAGGGTAACGCTTCACGGCGGCCGTGAGCGCTGCCTTCGGAGCTCACGCGAGAAGCCCTCCATAGGGGAACGAACTCTCCCCGCCCGCGATCCGAAGATCGGGACGGGGAGTCGACCACAGGACACGAGTCCCCCGACCACGCGCCTGCAGCCTTGCTCGCAGTTGCATCAGGCCTTCTGGCGGGCGCCGCCGACCAGGAGGATCAGGCCTCCGACCAGTGCGATTCCCCCGACGATCGGCGGAAGTGGGACGTGGTCCGTGGTTTCCGCCGTCGCTTCGATGGGGCCGATGTCCAGGACCGTCTCCTCACGAGTGAAGGGGATTCCTCCGATCACGAAGGAGATCGCCGCCAGAGCGAGCAGCGCGACTCCCAGGATCACCTTGCCGTTCATCGTGTCTCTCCGGTTGCTGGTGGGTCAGACCGTGCGCCGGCCAGTCACGAAGGAGAGGAGGGCGAGGACGAGGAATACGAAGAACGCGATCTTGGCGAGGCCGGCGGCCGTACCCGCGATGCCGCCGAACCCGAGGATTGCTGCGATGATCGCGATGACGAAGAGGGTCAAGGCCATGCTCGCCATGGGAGCGCTCCTGTTTCGATGCGTGAAGCTCCACCCGACCGTCGGGAGAGCGAGTTCTGCCCTGGCTGGAGTGCAGTGCGCGTGCCCGACAACTCGAATGGTGTAACGCTATATAGCACCTACACTTAAAGGGCCTGGTCCAACGGCGGCCCGGTCCGACTCGTGTTTCAGCTCTGAAAGTCGCGCACGACGGGCGAGAGGAGGTCGTCCTCAGGGCTGTGACGTCGCTCCGCCTCGATCTGCGCCTCGACCGCTCGATCCACCGAGGTATCTCCTTGCCGGTGTGAGCCGGCTCCGGCAGGGGAGGGCAGCGGCGACTCCGACGGGTCGCGTCGCAGGCGAACCAGGTATTCGGGGGAGGGAAGCGAGATCCCGGCCCCCTCGAGGCGTAGCTTCACCAGGCGGACCGCCTCGCTACGCGCCCGCCCGAAGTCGGTGGCGCGCTGGTCCACCCAGGCCAGCCAGCGCACCAGCACGGTGGAGTCGCCGACGTCGATCACGCGGCTCTGCGGCGGGGGGTCGCCCAGCACGCTGCTCATGGAGCGCAAGGTCTCGATCCCCAGCGCTTGAGCTCGGGCCAGATCGTTGGCGGGTCCCACCCCGAAGTCGAATTCGAAGCGCCGGTTCGGATTGCGTGTGTAGTTCAGGAGTGTGCTGCCGAAGACACGTGCGTTGGGGACACGCACGTGGTTTCCGTCGAGGGTCATCAGGATGGTGTCCCTCCACGTCAGGCGGATGACTTTGCCTTCGTGGGACTCCAGCACGATGTGGTCGTTCTTGGCAAAGGGGGGACGCAGACTGAGCAGGATTCCCGAGAGG
This window encodes:
- a CDS encoding HAMP domain-containing sensor histidine kinase, whose amino-acid sequence is MRDRTSATGAAPHAGSGESYETARLREELLEVVAHDLRSPLGAITASATLLQERALASSQRERQLALMDRAARRMARLLDDVLDLSRIEAGSFRLRPMAVAASELLAALVSDVGWLAGDCGVMIHPPLGGEPERELRVDAQQTRRALEALLRHAVLQTPPRGSVSLTLHERHSAVELEIRHGGRPYTPQDVDALFRWSWRRSGGHSTCGEASMALANRILTVQSGSVEVVHFPGGQPAFRVLLPRNEDVADVGPDR
- a CDS encoding sigma-54 dependent transcriptional regulator: MTEGTLSSDATSPSEDGSERVRVLIVDDEPLVRESIELCLAPLGHEVTPTGGADHARVAVARKRFDLVLLDLRLNEHSGLDLIPELLEADPSLSIVLMTAYGSVESAVEAMRRGAFDYIHKPISPSELRMLVGRISERRALRQRLQVLEETARDATPSPLLDSEHPAMARAVATARDVASTDATVLITGESGTGKGVLARALHGWSARAARPFAVVNCPSLSAELLRSELFGHVKGSFTGATENKMGKIEFADGGSLFLDEVGELTPEIQPRLLRFLQDREYERVGDPQPRLADVRLIAATNADLEKSVAAGDFRGDLYYRLNVIQIEMPPLRARRNDIPVLAESFLRFFSARYGKQIEGFSDDALTALQDQPWPGNVRELQNAVERAVILARSPRIGTSVLPRGAGGGILDRTGMGDAADLPTLEGMEERYIRHVLEVTGSIEEASEVLGVAPSTLWRRRRKYGI
- a CDS encoding response regulator, which encodes MIYRPPIPNDAPAAHAAPDEADTPLIVLVEDHEETRYVIQAVLEQSGFRVEAASNGREGLDAIRELEPVLVITDLMMPVLDGLQLARALTDDTGTRAIPLILVSAHASDAGEDRDLEARFDAVLRKPVRPARLIEAVRDLLSSS
- a CDS encoding response regulator, yielding MTGTKDSPRRVLLIDDSADILEAHALLLEVHGYEVRTARDGRSAMEVAPAFRPHAVLLDLGLPDQSGFDVFDRLRALPDLAETVFVAFSGRADPDDRTRSLEAGFHEHLVKPASLAAIKAALG
- a CDS encoding DUF1328 domain-containing protein, producing MASMALTLFVIAIIAAILGFGGIAGTAAGLAKIAFFVFLVLALLSFVTGRRTV
- a CDS encoding AI-2E family transporter; this encodes MSSEGSAHGRREALPSQGVPLGGAVPAEPSPDLGKLLAFMRGPIDVRSLAISGLLALAVLYSVYVAREVLMPITLAFLLSFMLAPAVAALRRLGLPQGLAAGVLLLTLLLACGYGVVRLSAPTMEWLGRAPESLSEVERRLRTVTQRMERLAEATETVEELTHPGNDAQPRVQVSPQPGLGARIYSGTRAAMVGGTITLVLVYFLLASGDLFLRKLVRVLPRLGDKRRAVEIARATQSHVSYYLFTISLINLGLAVVQTLAMWALVVPNPLLWGVMAGFLNYIPYVGPILGTTVVSFVGLFSFDALSKALLVPAAYLGISIVEGNFVTPVLLGRTLTLNPVVIFIWVLFWSWLWGIVGALVAVPLLATVKIVCDHSEVLSPIGEFLGQ
- a CDS encoding HAMP domain-containing sensor histidine kinase → MPPDLPDHVVARLRAEVPAVAERWVVSVNERIVAGGGRPMDSKATLEHLPRVLHALAASVQNPTAAIVDGAVRESLGALADRRRGQGAPVDEVLADFRFLADLVEDIAASSVADFSGVADPGEFVRVGGRLQRGIAELGAGIVARYRVWGAREHRERMHLLEGYTAMLSHELGNRLGAAETAVHLLIEAGITLPEEQRRRLLGLIVASIESALSTVQGVRALFRPRQPGEPEDVRSMPLGTVIRDSVHQLRAPASERGVELRLQGSGPEEPVDAERFPLAFLNLVTNAIEHHDVPAGVGRVDIEVGDRGERWVITVSDDGPGIPRELRSRVFEPLVRPAGGGGPGLGLAIARDAVEQMGGEIGFECGEDRGTVFHFTIPKRRGTQGTKGAASQ
- a CDS encoding DUF4403 family protein → MGRRRAWLLAAGLAGAALLSLPGSRTSLRAPQPVLQDDGEWVPELPSSVLEVPVVYDLTPVVDKLESVVPKRYGSLEERLPLDDHDGASVAFELTRSPLEARLTGTRAHVGALIHYRGRAWYDPPLLPEVSASCGTGENEAPPRVWIALSASLSLTEDWTLSARPTVEDVRGATDLDRDRCRITPLRIDVTDRVLAAAEGLITDSLPAIARELADIDVRSKFERWWRTLSEPIELGDDFWLVMDPRAVRRGLITGDSLTLVATVALVARPHIVMGPRPAGTDRPLPPLDSAEVDGGLTVRAIARGDYRVGSRKLTEELAGVELEDAGRLLRIRSISVSGIGGGRVALAVDLEGAVRGRVFLVGRPVFDPESMEVRVPDLEFDVATRDLLVGSLEWLAKPALVEILRARGRWQVDDLVDFARDQLDRGLNHRLGDDAWLRGGVDDVAILGVYATRANLFVHVAARAHATLLVDEP
- a CDS encoding DUF3185 domain-containing protein codes for the protein MNGKVILGVALLALAAISFVIGGIPFTREETVLDIGPIEATAETTDHVPLPPIVGGIALVGGLILLVGGARQKA